A section of the Phacochoerus africanus isolate WHEZ1 chromosome 4, ROS_Pafr_v1, whole genome shotgun sequence genome encodes:
- the DDA1 gene encoding DET1- and DDB1-associated protein 1 has protein sequence MADFLKGLPVYNKSNFSRFHADSVCKASNRRPSVYLPTREYPSEQIIVTEKTNILLRYLHQQWDKKNAAKKRDQEQVDLEGESSAPPRKVARTDSPDMHEDT, from the exons ATG GCAGATTTTTTGAAAGGACTGCCTGTCTACAACAAAAGCAATTTTAGTCGCTTTCATGCCGACTCTGTGTGCAAAGCCTCG AACCGACGTCCCTCAGTCTACCTGCCCACTCGGGAATACCCGTCTGAACAGA TCATtgtgacagagaaaacaaacattcTTTTGCGCTACCTACATCAGCAATGGGACAAAAAG AATGCCGCCAAGAAGAGAGACCAGGAGCAAGTGGACCTCGAGGGCGAGAGCTCGGCGCCCCCCCGCAAGGTCGCACGGACCGACAGCCCAGACATGCATGAGGACACTTAA
- the MRPL34 gene encoding 39S ribosomal protein L34, mitochondrial, whose translation MAFLARSAGRLLDPVSRSAALVGGRWLQPQAWLGFPDTWGLPAMQQTRGKARGNEYQPSNIKRKHKHGWVRRLRTPTGVQVILRRMHKGRKSLSH comes from the exons ATGGCTTTCTTGGCTAGATCCGCGGGTCGCCTCTTGGACCCCGTCAGTAGGTCAGCGGCGCTAGTAGGTGGCAG GTGgctccagccccaggcctggctggggtTCCCGGATACATGGGGACTCCCCGCCATGCAGCAGACCCGGGGCAAGGCGCGCGGGAACGAGTATCAGCCGAGTAACATCAAACGCAAGCACAAGCATGGTTGGGTCCGGCGCTTGAGGACGCCAACCGGGGTCCAAGTCATTCTTCGTCGCATGCACAAGGGCCGAAAATCATTGAGCCATTGA